A window of Onychostoma macrolepis isolate SWU-2019 chromosome 01, ASM1243209v1, whole genome shotgun sequence contains these coding sequences:
- the si:ch211-113e8.11 gene encoding uncharacterized protein si:ch211-113e8.11 yields the protein MNSLVGYGVSSESEDEEKGEENTKESFKKTECTVEKTKSHNFLLESESLSSESESGPENEDQEEPPTADRSFSKPVPLLSIRPHTHKLPPPPLGGSSSGGALPGSSVFTNPFKELAEERLNVLQKHVPLTLQARPTQIDGKRICVAYRKDGRCRFGSSCKFAHDSDLQSNRAVISDSGPKDNVTVSHNDGPLASCEEDAETDGEKDNEQRKKRRVGMNDSLIPPKRALKQYARLSQP from the exons ATGAATTCGCTTGTGGGATACGGGGTTTCATCTGAGTCAGAGGATGAAGAGAAAGGAGAAGAAAATACGAAGGA GTCCTTCAAAAAGACAGAATGCACTGTAGAGAAGACAAAAAGCCATAATTTCCTGTTGGAGTCAGAATCGCTTTCCAGTGAGTCTGAATCTGGTCCAGAGAATGAGGATCAAGAGGAGCCGCCCACTGCTGATCGCTCCTTTTCCAAACCCGTGCCACTCCTCTCCATCCGTCCTCACACTCACAAGCTCCCTCCTCCACCTTTGGGAGGATCCAGCTCGGGTGGAGCACTTCCAGGCAGCAGTGTGTTTACTAATCCATTCAAAGAGCTGGCTGAGGAAAGACTGAATGTCCTACAGAAACATGTACCTCTTACTTTACAAGCTCGCCCCACCCAGATTGACGGTAAGCGGATTTGTGTGGCCTACAGGAAGGATGGCCGCTGCCGCTTTGGAAGCAGTTGCAAGTTCGCACATGACAGCGATCTGCAGAGTAACCGTGCGGTCATCTCTGACAGTGGACCAAAAGACAATGTTACAGTTTCACACAACGATGGTCCGCTGGCTTCTTGTGAGGAAGACGCAGAGACAGATGGAGAGAAAGACAATGAACAGCGAAAGAAGAGAAGAGTGGGGATGAATGATTCTCTCATTCCACCAAAACGTGCACTCAAGCAGTATGCCAGACTCTCACAACCCTAA
- the cntf gene encoding ciliary neurotrophic factor — MAGRSVNGRHGLRGHAGRTAALARLLHKECIQLLELYRNSESLPSSPVDGGYLVSVPPLVPQLSDAEKICILHAALKECLRLLEDVITREDEEFSNEDSEYKRKRKTVRDRLGHLLASTEQLLVDGQKFEAKVKEELDGQVASGSFGLKMWIVRVLQDLVHWTGQTSDTLRSMPAEMEKAPKTMSRRTRRGAGKIKK; from the exons ATGGCTGGCAGAAGTGTAAACGGTCGTCATGGGTTGCGGGGCCACGCAGGGAGAACCGCAGCTTTAGCCCGGCTGCTTCATAAGGAATGCATCCAACTCCTGGAGTTATAC AGAAACAGTGAATCACTGCCGTCCTCGCCGGTCGACGGAGGTTATTTAGTGTCCGTTCCTCCACTGGTTCCTCAGCTGTCAGATGCAGAAAAAATATGTATCCTGCATGCTGCGCTCAAGGAGTGTCTGCGACTTCTGGAAGATGTCATTACCCGGGAGGACGAAGAATTTTCCAATGAAGACAGCGAGTACAAGAGAAAACGGAAAACTGTGAGGGATCGTCTGGGGCACCTGTTGGCAAGCACAGAGCAGCTGCTAGTGGATGGCCAAAAATTTGAAGCTAAAGTTAAAGAG GAGCTGGATGGTCAAGTGGCCAGTGGGAGTTTTGGTCTGAAGATGTGGATTGTACGAGTGCTGCAGGACCTCGTGCACTGGACTGGCCAAACGTCTGACACCCTCCGCTCTATGCCAGCAGAGATGGAGAAAGCACCAAAGACAATGTCCCGAAGGACAAGAAGAGGCGCCGGGAAAATAAAGAAGTGA